Part of the Jannaschia sp. W003 genome, GAGGGCCGCGACCAGCGTCTCGGAGCGGTAGTCGTCCAGCAGCAGGCCGGTCCGGCCGTGCTCCACCAGCTCGGCCGGGCCGGGCGCGTAGGACGAGGAGATCACGGGCACGCCGTAGCTGTAGGCCTCGACGATGGCGTTGCCGAACGACTCCTTGCGCGAGGGCTGAACCAGCACCGCCGCCTCGGCGAAGATGCGGTCGTGGTCGATCTCGTCGAACACGAAGTCGAACAGCTCCTCCGCCCCGTTCGACCGGATCGACGCGCGGAGCGTCTCCAGATCGGGCGAGTTGCGCGGGTCGGAGACCGTGAAGACGCGCAGCGGCGGGAAGCCCGCCTCGCGCGTGGCACGGGCGAGCGCGAGGAGGCGGTCGCCGCCCCGCGTCCGGTCGTCGATGCGCCCCACGTAGGTGACGCGCGTGTTCCGCCCGCGGGGATCGAACGCGTTCTCCTCGCGGGTGGCGACCGGGTTGAAGCCGACGATCCGGTCGTGGTCGCCGAACTGCGCGTAGGTCTGCCGGTCCATCCGCGAGAGCACCACGGCCTTCGTCGCGCGCAGGCCCTCCACGTAGTCGCGGTCCAGCAGCGCGCCCGAGTCCTGGATGAAGTAGGCGAGCTGGCCGGACCCTACGTGGACGAGCGGCAGCCGGTCGATGGCTTCGCGCAGCGGCGCGTCGAAGCCGCGCAGGGCGTTGTTCGGAAACCAGACCACGGTGTCCGCCGGATCCCAGCCCTCGATCGTCTGCCGCACGCCCTCGGGGTCCGCCTCGGCCACCATCACGCGGCCGCGCAGGCCCTCGAGATGCGCGCCGTCGCCGTTGTCGCGAAGGCTCAGGCAGAGGTACTCGACGTCCCGCCCCGCGGCGGCGCGCAGCGTGCGCAGGGTGCGCAGCTGGATGCCGCCGAGCGTAGAGACGTCGCTGACGACGAGGACGATCCGCCTCAGTTCCCTGCCTGCCACCGATCGCCCTCCGCTTGTGCCCCGGGCCGGGGTACCCGCTCCGCGGCGGGGTGCCCAACGGTTTCGCGCCCTCCGCGCAGGGCGCGCCTCACATCCGCAGGTCGCTGGCCTCGGGGGGCAGCACGTACTTCAGGTCGAAGAGCACGCCCTCCTCGCCGCACCAGCCGCGGATGGCGTCGGCGCCCATCTCGCGGAACTGGCGGTGGGCCACGGCGAGCACCACCGCGTCGTAGGCGCCGGGCTCCGGGTCCGCGCACAGCGGGCGGCCCAGCACCGCGGCGGCATCATCCGGCTCCGCCCAGGGGTCGTGGACGTCCACGGCCATGCCGTAGTCCTCGAGCTCGGTCACCACGTCCGTGACGCGGGTGTTGCGGGTGTCGGGGCAGTCCTCCTTGAAGGTCAGGCCCAGCACGAGGGCCCGCGCCCCCTTCACCGGGCGGCCCCGGCCGAGCAGCGCCTTCACCAGCCGCGAGGCGACCCAGCCGCCCACCGCGTCGTTGAGGCGGCGCCCCGCGAGGATGATCTCGGGGTGGTGCCCGGCGGCCTGCGCGCGGTGGGTGAGGTAGTAGGGGTCCACGCCAATGCAGTGCCCGCCCACGAGGCCGGGACGGAAGGGCAGGAAGTTCCACTTGGTGCCGGCCGCCTGCAGCACCGCCTCGGTGTCGATGCCGAGGCGCTCGAAGATCACGGCGAGCTCGTTCACGAGCGCGATGTTGAGGTCGCGCTGGGTGTTCTCGATCACCTTCGCGGCCTCGGCCACGCGGATCGAGGGCGCCCGGTGGGTGCCCGCGGTGATGATCGAGGCGTAGAGCGCGTCGATCCGCTCCGCCGCCTCGGGCGTGGAGCCGGAGGTGACCTTCAGGATGTCGGGCAGGCGGTGGGTGTGATCGCCGGGGTTGATGCGCTCGGGGCTGTAGCCGACCGTGAAGTCCTCGTTGAGGCGCAGCCCGGAGACCCGCTCCAGCACGGGCACGCAATCCTCCTCGGTCGCGCCGGGATAGACGGTGCTCTCGTAGATCACCGTGTCGCCGGGCTTGAGCACGGCGCCCACGGTCTCGGAGGCGCGGACCAGAGGCGTAAGGTCGGGGCGCTTGTGCCGGTCGATGGGGGTGGGAACCGTGACGATGAAGGTGGTCGCGCGGGCGAGCTCGGCGCGGTCGGTGGTGAACTCAAGGTGCTCCGCAGCCGCCAGCTCCGCGTCGGAGACCTCGAGCGTGGCATCGTGGCCGGCGCGCAGGGCCTCGATGCGGGCCTCGGATATGTCGAAGCCGATCACCGGACGGCGGCGGCCGAACTCGACGGCGAGCGGCAGGCCCACGTAGCCGAGGCCGATGATGGCGAGCGGGGATGTCATGGAAACGGACCTCCGTAGTAACCGAAAGCTTTGCTATGTTGCTGGATGGCGGCGGCGGGCGGGCCTCAGCCCTGCCACCCCCGCCATTCGCGCCACCACTCCACGAAGCGGGCCACGCCCTCGCGGTGGTCGGTGGCGGGGGCGTAGCCGGTGAGGGTGCGCAAGAGCGACGCATCCGCCCAGGTGGCGGGCACGTCGCCCTGCTGCATCGGCATCATGTTCTTCTCGGCCGTCACCCCGAGCGCCTCCTCGAGCGCGCCGATGTAGTCCATCAGCCGCACCTTGTCGCTGTTGCCGATGTTGACCACCCGGAACGGCGCCACGGGGCTCAGCGAGTCCCCCTCGGGGACCACGCCGCCTTCGGGGCGCACGGGCGGCGTGGCGATCAGCAGCGCGATCGCGCGCACGAGGTCCTCGACGTAGGTGAAGTCGCGGTACATGTCGCCGTGGTTGTAGACGTCGATGGGCCTGCCTTCGGCGATCGCGTCGGCGAACTTGAACAGCGCCATGTCGGGGCGCCCCCAGGGGCCGTAGACCGTGAAGAAGCGGAACATGGTGACGGGCAGGTCGTGGAGGTGGGCGTAGGAGTGCCCCATCGCCTCGGTGGCCTTCTTGGTCGCGGCGTAGATCGTGAGCGGCGTGTCCGCCTTCTGGCGCTCGTCGAACGGCATGTCCTCGTTGGCACCGTAGACGGAACTGGTAGAAGCCATCAGCAGGTGGTCGACGGCGTGGGTGCGCGCGGCCTCCATGACGTTGAAGGTGCCGACGATGTTGGCGTCGATGTAGGCGCGGGGGTTCTCGAGCGAGTAGCGCACGCCGGCCTGCGCGGCGAGGTGCACGATGGCCTCCGGCTCGAAGGCCGCCGCGGCCTCGGCCACGGCGGCGTCGTCCTCGAGCATGATCTCGGAGGCCGAGAAGCGCTCGGACTGGTGCAGCATCGCGTGGCGCCGGCGCTTCAGCGACACGTCGTAGTAGTCGGTCATGCCGTCGATGCCGTGGACCTGGTGGCCCTCGGCCAGGAGGAGCCGCGAGAGGTGGAAGCCGATGAAGCCGGCCGTGCCGGTGACGAGAACGCGCATGGAAGGGCCTGCCTGCTTGGATTGGGGCCGGACCTACAGCGATGCGCCGGAAGTGGAAATCCGCAAATCCGATCGATGCGTCCGGGCCGTGGCCATCTTGCCCCGGCGGCGGTCGCGGCGGACCTATTCCGCCGCGGGAGGCCGGGCCCCGCGGAGCGTCCGGACCTGCTCCTGGCTCCTGGCCAGCGCCTCCTTGCTCCGCTCCAGCGCGGCACGTGCGTCGAGCAGGCGCGTGCGATCCGCGGCGCGCGCCTCCTGGAGCTTCCGTATCTGCTCCCGGTATCGCTCCACGGAGTCCTTCGAGCGGGCGATGCGCTCGCGGTCCGCCTCGCGCGCGGTCTTCAGGCGGGAGATCTGCGTCTTCGCCGCCTGGAGGTCGGCGTCGTGGCGCGCGAAGTGGCGCACCATCCGCAGAGCCTCCATCGGCAGCTGGAAGCCGGCGAAGGTGGCGCCGGGCGCCGGCAGGTCGACGAAGGCCACGAAGTAGGACGCCGTCTCGGGCGACGGCGGCATGTCGCCTCCCTGCGGCGGCACCGCGACCCCCTCCAGCGG contains:
- a CDS encoding nucleotide sugar dehydrogenase is translated as MTSPLAIIGLGYVGLPLAVEFGRRRPVIGFDISEARIEALRAGHDATLEVSDAELAAAEHLEFTTDRAELARATTFIVTVPTPIDRHKRPDLTPLVRASETVGAVLKPGDTVIYESTVYPGATEEDCVPVLERVSGLRLNEDFTVGYSPERINPGDHTHRLPDILKVTSGSTPEAAERIDALYASIITAGTHRAPSIRVAEAAKVIENTQRDLNIALVNELAVIFERLGIDTEAVLQAAGTKWNFLPFRPGLVGGHCIGVDPYYLTHRAQAAGHHPEIILAGRRLNDAVGGWVASRLVKALLGRGRPVKGARALVLGLTFKEDCPDTRNTRVTDVVTELEDYGMAVDVHDPWAEPDDAAAVLGRPLCADPEPGAYDAVVLAVAHRQFREMGADAIRGWCGEEGVLFDLKYVLPPEASDLRM
- a CDS encoding NAD-dependent epimerase/dehydratase family protein; the protein is MRVLVTGTAGFIGFHLSRLLLAEGHQVHGIDGMTDYYDVSLKRRRHAMLHQSERFSASEIMLEDDAAVAEAAAAFEPEAIVHLAAQAGVRYSLENPRAYIDANIVGTFNVMEAARTHAVDHLLMASTSSVYGANEDMPFDERQKADTPLTIYAATKKATEAMGHSYAHLHDLPVTMFRFFTVYGPWGRPDMALFKFADAIAEGRPIDVYNHGDMYRDFTYVEDLVRAIALLIATPPVRPEGGVVPEGDSLSPVAPFRVVNIGNSDKVRLMDYIGALEEALGVTAEKNMMPMQQGDVPATWADASLLRTLTGYAPATDHREGVARFVEWWREWRGWQG